In one Umezawaea sp. Da 62-37 genomic region, the following are encoded:
- a CDS encoding TetR/AcrR family transcriptional regulator, translating to MEAVYRIGDFPKAVGRASNWGRTGKIPVTFRPYSAKADRYHKAMANTGADVVPLSPRKRLLAASIRLFYRNGIQATGVSELCEVAGVSKRTLYQLYGGKDELIAAYLEHMSDKQVIPVERKLFDDGLAPADRLAQLFDRPDPERFRGCPFHNASVELTTPGHPAQPVIHAYKENFCRRIADTAREAGLRDPEDLGRSLMLLYEGASALATSTGDVAAFDSARPVAEKLIREAAA from the coding sequence GTGGAAGCCGTCTACCGAATTGGCGATTTCCCGAAGGCGGTCGGCCGCGCGTCGAACTGGGGCAGAACCGGCAAGATCCCGGTCACCTTCCGACCCTATTCGGCTAAGGCTGATCGGTACCATAAAGCAATGGCGAACACCGGCGCAGATGTCGTACCGCTCAGCCCGCGCAAGCGCCTGCTGGCGGCGTCGATCAGGCTTTTCTACCGCAACGGCATACAGGCGACCGGTGTCAGCGAGCTCTGCGAGGTCGCGGGCGTCTCGAAGCGCACGCTCTACCAGCTCTACGGCGGCAAGGACGAGCTGATCGCGGCCTACCTGGAGCACATGAGCGACAAGCAGGTGATCCCGGTGGAGCGCAAGCTGTTCGACGACGGGCTGGCGCCCGCGGACCGGTTGGCGCAGCTGTTCGACCGGCCGGACCCGGAGCGGTTCCGGGGGTGCCCGTTCCACAACGCGAGCGTGGAGCTGACGACCCCCGGGCATCCGGCGCAGCCGGTGATCCACGCGTACAAGGAGAACTTCTGCCGTCGGATCGCGGATACGGCGAGGGAGGCGGGGTTGCGGGATCCGGAGGATCTGGGGAGGAGCTTGATGCTGTTGTACGAGGGGGCCAGTGCGTTGGCCACGTCGACGGGGGATGTGGCGGCTTTTGATTCGGCTCGGCCGGTGGCGGAGAAGTTGATCCGGGAGGCGGCTGCTTGA
- a CDS encoding response regulator transcription factor, whose translation MRVLVVDDHAVVRSGVRAEMGTDVDVVGEAEDVGTALAAIGALAPDVVLLDVHLPGGGGRAVLAAAVPAFPAVRFLALSVSDASQDVIAVIRAGARGYATKAITGSELRAAIRRVHAGDAYFSPHLAGFVLDAFRGDPDLDGLTPRERDVLRLVAAGYTYREVGERLSISGRTVETHAAAVLRKLQLPNRRELSRWARARKLL comes from the coding sequence ATCCGCGTGCTGGTGGTCGACGACCACGCCGTCGTCCGGTCCGGGGTGCGCGCCGAGATGGGGACCGACGTCGACGTGGTCGGCGAGGCCGAGGACGTCGGGACGGCGCTGGCCGCGATCGGCGCGCTGGCGCCGGACGTGGTGCTGCTGGACGTGCACCTGCCCGGCGGTGGCGGGCGGGCGGTGCTGGCGGCCGCCGTGCCCGCGTTCCCCGCGGTGCGGTTCCTGGCGCTGTCGGTGTCGGACGCCTCCCAGGACGTGATCGCGGTGATCCGGGCGGGCGCGCGGGGGTACGCGACCAAGGCGATCACCGGTTCGGAGCTGCGGGCCGCGATCCGGCGGGTGCACGCGGGCGACGCGTACTTCTCGCCGCACCTCGCCGGGTTCGTGCTGGACGCGTTCCGCGGCGACCCCGACCTCGACGGGCTCACCCCGCGCGAGCGCGACGTCCTGCGGCTCGTCGCCGCCGGGTACACCTACCGCGAGGTCGGCGAAAGGCTGTCGATATCCGGCCGGACGGTGGAGACGCACGCCGCCGCCGTGCTGCGCAAGCTGCAACTCCCGAACCGGCGGGAACTGTCGCGCTGGGCCAGGGCGCGCAAGCTGCTCTGA
- a CDS encoding ATP-binding protein — MRMGSRGLVALGCLGVLGFGCFLWVVRNTARPSLPAVVVITLAVVVITVGPWVALVHARLREDQEALPMFRVGVAVAVLFAVGGVAFVLPQGFREEFASPAVMLSFLTAGGLALVGAVVLPWLFLTTRMLARERAARARAEERADLAAHLHDSVLQALTLIQKHADSTEVRKLARSTERDLRSWLYGRQPLAGNDFAAAVAVTAEVVEDSFDVVVELVSVGTCALDTRSRAVVGAMREALANAAKHGGVSRVSVFAEVTESEVFALIRDRGRGFDPAVRSGANRRGIADSIERRMAHEGGTAAIRTAPGEGTEVELRMPLAHG, encoded by the coding sequence ATGCGCATGGGGTCGCGCGGGCTGGTCGCGCTGGGGTGTCTGGGAGTACTGGGGTTCGGCTGCTTCCTGTGGGTGGTGCGGAACACCGCGCGACCGAGTCTGCCCGCGGTGGTCGTGATCACGCTGGCGGTCGTCGTGATCACCGTTGGGCCCTGGGTGGCGCTGGTGCACGCCCGGCTGCGCGAAGACCAGGAGGCCCTGCCGATGTTCCGGGTGGGGGTGGCGGTCGCGGTGCTGTTCGCCGTCGGCGGGGTCGCTTTCGTGCTGCCGCAGGGGTTCCGCGAGGAGTTCGCCTCGCCCGCGGTCATGCTGTCGTTCCTGACCGCGGGCGGGTTGGCGCTGGTCGGCGCGGTGGTGCTGCCGTGGCTGTTCCTGACCACCCGGATGCTCGCCAGGGAACGCGCCGCCAGGGCCCGCGCCGAGGAGCGCGCGGACCTGGCGGCGCACCTGCACGACTCGGTGCTGCAAGCGCTGACGCTGATCCAGAAGCACGCCGACTCCACCGAGGTCCGCAAGCTGGCCAGGAGCACCGAACGCGACCTGCGGTCGTGGCTGTACGGGCGGCAGCCGTTGGCGGGCAACGACTTCGCCGCCGCGGTGGCGGTGACCGCCGAGGTCGTGGAGGACTCGTTCGACGTCGTGGTGGAGCTGGTGTCCGTCGGCACGTGCGCGCTGGACACCCGGTCGCGCGCGGTGGTCGGCGCGATGCGGGAAGCCCTTGCCAACGCGGCGAAGCACGGCGGGGTCAGCCGGGTGTCGGTGTTCGCGGAGGTGACCGAGTCCGAGGTGTTCGCGCTGATCCGCGACCGCGGCCGGGGATTCGACCCGGCCGTCCGCAGTGGAGCGAACCGGAGGGGTATCGCGGACTCGATCGAGCGGCGGATGGCGCACGAGGGCGGCACGGCCGCGATCCGCACCGCGCCGGGCGAGGGCACCGAGGTGGAACTGCGCATGCCGTTGGCGCACGGGTGA